One region of Chroococcidiopsis sp. TS-821 genomic DNA includes:
- a CDS encoding dTDP-4-dehydrorhamnose 3,5-epimerase family protein, translated as MKFTQTPLDGAYIIDLEEKPDHRGFFARTYCAEEFAAYGLKATVAQCNLSF; from the coding sequence ATGAAATTTACTCAAACACCACTTGACGGTGCATACATCATTGATTTAGAAGAAAAACCTGACCATCGCGGTTTTTTTGCCCGCACCTATTGTGCTGAAGAATTCGCTGCCTACGGACTGAAAGCCACCGTCGCTCAATGCAACTTATCGTTTA